A genome region from Natranaeroarchaeum sulfidigenes includes the following:
- a CDS encoding digeranylgeranylglycerophospholipid reductase encodes MNDEYDIVIAGAGPAGGQCARDLAARDYDVLVLETEPESEFPRQSNKSTAGTFPSMMSAFGVPGDVVQQYTDSVVLESPNDHFTRDLSGAVLDFAAFKRWLVAEARENGAEFRFDARVAGPVMEGDEIVGVRFNGDREVNAEIVIDATGPSAPLASELGVSTLERENQAIGIDYHMEGIDLDHEGYGDLHDAMMLRLDHDIAPGGYSWIFHTGEDTAKVGVCYIQNERHREKAKSGMTIDGYMQHWLDTDPRFENASKIEGGEVLRGSAHIQMPGRMHTDSFMAIGDTVPTIDPLWGEGINKCMQSGRAAAIAVDHALTPAQPDTSADRLSVYEDLWHEQVAPKMKSRLLMTEILYLAPNDRYDRLMTDLNRLDDETLSRANDGDKAAIRKLLHLSDIPELLSWAKRRLRDPSNRWNPA; translated from the coding sequence ATGAACGACGAGTACGACATCGTGATCGCTGGCGCAGGTCCCGCAGGCGGGCAGTGTGCCCGGGATCTCGCCGCACGGGATTACGACGTTCTCGTGCTTGAAACCGAACCTGAATCGGAGTTCCCCCGTCAGAGCAACAAATCCACCGCTGGCACCTTCCCGTCGATGATGTCGGCGTTCGGCGTCCCCGGCGATGTCGTCCAGCAGTACACCGATTCTGTCGTACTGGAGTCGCCGAACGACCACTTCACACGCGACCTCTCCGGTGCTGTCCTCGACTTTGCGGCGTTCAAGCGCTGGCTGGTCGCGGAGGCACGGGAGAACGGCGCGGAGTTTCGCTTCGACGCGCGAGTCGCCGGACCGGTAATGGAAGGCGACGAAATCGTCGGCGTGCGATTCAACGGCGACAGAGAAGTGAACGCCGAGATCGTCATCGACGCGACCGGCCCGAGCGCGCCGCTGGCATCCGAACTCGGCGTGAGCACGCTCGAACGCGAGAACCAGGCGATCGGGATCGACTACCACATGGAGGGGATCGACCTCGACCACGAGGGGTATGGTGACCTCCACGACGCGATGATGCTCCGACTGGATCACGATATCGCGCCTGGCGGCTACTCGTGGATCTTCCACACCGGCGAGGATACCGCGAAGGTCGGCGTCTGCTACATCCAGAACGAGCGCCATCGGGAGAAGGCCAAAAGCGGGATGACGATCGACGGCTACATGCAACACTGGCTCGACACCGATCCCCGCTTCGAGAATGCGAGCAAGATCGAGGGCGGTGAGGTACTGCGTGGCTCCGCACACATCCAGATGCCCGGCAGGATGCATACTGATAGCTTCATGGCGATCGGTGATACAGTACCAACGATCGACCCGCTCTGGGGCGAAGGCATCAACAAGTGTATGCAGTCGGGCCGGGCAGCGGCGATCGCCGTGGACCACGCGCTCACACCGGCACAACCGGACACCTCAGCGGACCGGCTCTCAGTGTATGAGGACCTGTGGCACGAGCAGGTCGCACCGAAAATGAAATCTAGATTGCTGATGACCGAAATCCTGTATCTCGCGCCGAACGACCGCTACGATCGGCTCATGACGGATCTCAACCGTCTGGACGACGAAACACTCTCTAGAGCAAACGATGGCGACAAAGCTGCGATACGTAAACTCCTTCATCTCAGCGATATTCCGGAGCTACTCTCGTGGGCAAAACGACGCCTCCGTGACCCCTCGAACAGGTGGAACCCCGCCTGA
- a CDS encoding sulfite exporter TauE/SafE family protein — protein sequence MIDSLASVAALLAVIVLAGAVNGLAGFGFAVVATMALATVIDPATAVVFMIVPILGVNLSLVGELSGDQLRTCGRRFAPLLVAALAGMIVGLVALDTLPDAPLRIGLGLVTLAFVGSLQQVVSIPAVGRAKEACFVESTGSMAGVGLASGVLFGATNVGVQLIAYLKSCNLSHGLFVGVTAMLFLGLNAVRVGAAGALGLYPDSLVFLASVAAAVPAVAGVLIGTRLRHRLGESLRRRVVLGLLTIIGIRLLLGGAGIA from the coding sequence ATGATCGACTCGCTGGCCTCCGTGGCAGCCCTCCTCGCCGTGATCGTCCTCGCCGGTGCGGTGAACGGACTCGCGGGCTTTGGCTTCGCCGTCGTTGCCACGATGGCGCTTGCGACTGTCATTGATCCCGCGACTGCGGTCGTGTTCATGATTGTCCCCATACTCGGGGTGAATCTCTCGCTCGTCGGCGAGCTCTCGGGCGACCAGCTACGAACCTGTGGACGGCGGTTCGCACCGCTGCTGGTCGCCGCTCTCGCGGGGATGATCGTGGGACTGGTCGCTCTCGACACCCTGCCGGACGCGCCGCTACGGATTGGTCTCGGACTCGTGACGCTTGCGTTCGTGGGGAGCCTCCAGCAAGTGGTGTCGATCCCTGCGGTCGGCCGGGCGAAAGAGGCGTGCTTCGTCGAATCTACGGGCAGTATGGCGGGTGTCGGTCTCGCCTCCGGCGTCCTCTTTGGTGCGACCAACGTCGGCGTCCAGCTGATCGCGTATCTCAAGAGCTGTAACCTCTCACATGGCCTGTTTGTCGGCGTCACGGCGATGCTCTTTCTGGGCCTCAACGCCGTGCGTGTGGGAGCGGCCGGAGCGCTCGGACTCTACCCCGACAGTCTCGTCTTTCTGGCATCTGTCGCGGCGGCCGTCCCTGCCGTTGCTGGCGTCCTGATCGGCACGCGACTCCGTCATCGGCTCGGTGAGAGTCTGCGCCGCCGGGTCGTGCTCGGCTTGCTGACGATTATCGGAATTCGCCTGCTGCTGGGCGGGGCAGGGATCGCGTGA
- a CDS encoding DUF7563 family protein: MPRCDNCGGFVTQNFVRVFGDNQDNVQGCMSCCDRTAVREGGVVANPST; encoded by the coding sequence ATGCCACGATGTGACAACTGCGGCGGCTTCGTCACGCAGAACTTCGTTCGAGTATTCGGGGACAACCAGGACAACGTACAGGGGTGTATGAGCTGTTGTGATCGGACGGCCGTCCGAGAGGGCGGCGTCGTCGCAAATCCCTCGACCTGA
- a CDS encoding UvrD-helicase domain-containing protein gives MSEFAPNPGQRELIDSTEGTYLVDAGAGTGKTFSITRRYAGIVDGEGVEPDDVLLVTFTNNAAAEMRERIVDRSAYGTRELKDAPIQTFHSLCHDLLLEHGHDAPELLGIDDHITDSTRLLDDEFVERSRFGEFVDCFSDDRPEYDDVFAALSEPRDLLDLLHELAAKGVFPTATGWYRDGERHLDGDFAAFKDIFDERNEPRNGGNKQSALRSVLYSYGDSGTYLPDAPSKSEIRGEGKQVPDVLANHAFHEDRERLKSFVHDVYWGYLRFSLRRNYLNFGFLQLLAYVLLCENHALRERIAFEYVMIDEFQDTSEIQFKLGLLCAGTENFCVVGDWKQSIYGFQYADVENIVAFEDRLERFAAELNRDHDRVGFEQPDVETISLVENYRSTDVILDLAEDGLVAPATSTEDVDAESILEDVTSLDAVSDYDHSRIEAFQSEDEQEALLSRIHDIVGDERFPVEGEDGELRAPEYGDMAVLTRRREFGRELLAAATENGLPMAYEGGVEIYRTDPAKLLLAWLRVLEYDADRGWAPLLERVGYSLPEIDAMLSSGTYPQNLVGFADELRDRETVGAIARHVFERYGYDGPVADAILHAVQSVHDATTMSRGDLLRYIERGIETGTTREVHVGAGTDAVTVQTIHATKGLEHPIVILADMNQHSFPPSGGGTSDITFGDPVGLRQRTVFDAEAYDRPHVFRNWRSDVLNRTLPRDYDEERRLLYVAITRAEHHVLFSAGETPSSFLESLPVEVEEIDPELSDVSAASGEKPGFTPDVRGRDGPAAETPHTIMRDDVFEGVDDGRGVEFGSRVHEFAEAYALGESVTPRNDDERAVAAFLDDLDGTLVVEEDVHLPLRIDGETITITGVVDLVHVADDRVDVIDYKTDRGRHAEDEYRKQLNVYHHVLEASYPDREVTTSIFYTDGGERVPVEPLSETELEGVVSAARER, from the coding sequence ATGAGCGAGTTCGCGCCGAACCCCGGTCAACGAGAACTGATCGACAGCACCGAGGGGACCTACCTCGTCGACGCCGGGGCCGGGACGGGAAAGACGTTCTCGATCACGCGCCGGTACGCCGGAATCGTCGACGGGGAGGGCGTCGAACCCGACGATGTATTGCTCGTCACGTTCACGAACAACGCCGCCGCGGAGATGCGAGAGCGCATCGTCGACCGCTCTGCGTACGGGACACGCGAACTGAAAGACGCGCCGATCCAGACGTTTCACTCCCTGTGTCACGACCTGCTGCTCGAACACGGCCACGACGCGCCGGAACTGCTGGGTATCGACGACCATATCACTGACTCGACACGGCTGCTCGACGACGAGTTCGTCGAGCGCAGTCGGTTCGGCGAGTTCGTCGACTGCTTCAGCGACGATCGTCCGGAGTACGACGACGTCTTCGCCGCGCTCTCGGAGCCGAGAGACCTGCTCGACCTGCTCCACGAACTCGCGGCGAAGGGCGTCTTCCCGACGGCCACGGGATGGTACAGGGACGGCGAGCGCCACCTCGATGGTGACTTCGCGGCGTTCAAAGATATCTTCGACGAGCGCAACGAGCCGCGAAACGGGGGCAACAAGCAATCTGCGCTCCGCTCCGTACTGTACAGCTACGGCGACTCCGGCACGTATCTGCCGGACGCACCGTCCAAATCAGAGATTCGCGGCGAGGGCAAGCAGGTGCCCGACGTGCTCGCCAATCACGCGTTCCACGAGGACCGCGAGCGACTCAAATCGTTCGTTCACGACGTCTACTGGGGCTATCTCCGTTTTTCGCTCCGCCGGAACTACCTGAACTTCGGCTTCCTGCAGCTGCTCGCATACGTGTTGCTCTGTGAGAATCACGCGTTGCGCGAGCGCATCGCCTTCGAGTACGTGATGATCGACGAGTTCCAGGATACGAGCGAGATCCAGTTCAAACTCGGGTTGCTCTGTGCAGGCACCGAGAATTTCTGTGTCGTCGGGGACTGGAAACAGAGCATCTACGGGTTCCAGTACGCCGACGTCGAAAACATCGTCGCGTTCGAGGATCGACTGGAGCGTTTCGCCGCGGAGTTGAACCGCGACCACGACCGGGTCGGCTTCGAACAGCCGGATGTGGAGACGATCTCGCTCGTCGAGAACTACCGATCGACCGATGTGATCCTCGACCTCGCAGAGGATGGACTGGTCGCTCCGGCGACGAGCACGGAAGACGTGGATGCGGAGTCGATCCTCGAGGACGTCACGTCGCTCGACGCCGTTTCCGACTACGACCACTCCCGGATCGAGGCCTTTCAGAGCGAGGACGAACAGGAGGCGCTCCTCTCGCGGATCCATGATATCGTCGGGGACGAACGGTTTCCCGTCGAGGGCGAGGACGGCGAACTCCGAGCGCCGGAGTACGGTGACATGGCGGTGCTGACGCGCCGCCGCGAGTTCGGCCGCGAACTGCTGGCGGCGGCCACCGAGAATGGCCTCCCCATGGCCTACGAGGGCGGCGTCGAGATCTATCGGACCGACCCGGCGAAACTGCTGCTCGCGTGGCTGCGGGTTCTGGAGTACGATGCGGACCGTGGGTGGGCCCCGCTGCTCGAACGTGTGGGCTACTCGCTGCCCGAGATCGACGCCATGCTATCCTCGGGGACTTACCCCCAGAACCTGGTCGGGTTCGCCGACGAACTACGCGACCGCGAGACGGTGGGTGCGATTGCCCGACACGTCTTCGAGCGCTACGGCTACGACGGTCCGGTCGCCGACGCTATCTTGCATGCCGTCCAATCCGTCCACGACGCGACGACGATGAGCCGCGGCGACCTGCTCCGGTACATCGAGCGCGGCATCGAGACCGGGACGACCCGCGAAGTCCACGTTGGGGCAGGGACGGACGCCGTCACCGTCCAGACGATCCACGCGACGAAGGGGCTCGAACATCCCATCGTGATTCTTGCGGACATGAATCAACACTCGTTCCCGCCATCCGGCGGCGGGACGAGCGATATCACGTTCGGTGATCCGGTGGGGCTCCGACAGCGGACGGTCTTCGACGCCGAGGCGTACGACCGGCCACACGTCTTCCGAAACTGGCGCTCGGACGTCCTGAATCGGACACTCCCACGGGACTACGACGAGGAGCGCCGTCTGCTCTACGTAGCGATTACACGCGCCGAGCACCACGTCCTCTTTTCGGCGGGCGAGACACCCAGTTCCTTCCTCGAATCGCTCCCGGTCGAGGTCGAAGAGATCGACCCGGAGCTGTCCGACGTATCGGCAGCCTCCGGTGAGAAACCGGGGTTCACACCAGACGTACGGGGTCGTGACGGGCCGGCAGCAGAAACCCCTCACACCATCATGCGCGACGATGTCTTCGAGGGCGTGGATGATGGGCGTGGTGTCGAGTTCGGTAGTCGGGTCCACGAGTTCGCAGAAGCCTACGCGCTCGGTGAGTCAGTCACCCCACGCAACGACGATGAGCGTGCAGTCGCAGCGTTTCTCGATGATCTGGACGGCACGCTGGTCGTCGAGGAGGACGTCCACCTGCCGCTTCGTATCGACGGCGAGACGATAACGATCACCGGCGTCGTCGATCTGGTCCACGTCGCCGACGACCGTGTCGACGTGATCGATTACAAGACCGACCGTGGCCGCCACGCCGAGGACGAGTACCGAAAACAGTTGAACGTGTATCATCACGTCCTCGAAGCTTCCTACCCCGACCGTGAGGTTACGACGAGTATTTTCTACACGGACGGGGGCGAGCGCGTCCCCGTGGAACCGCTCTCGGAGACGGAGTTAGAAGGTGTCGTCTCGGCGGCGCGCGAACGTTGA